GGTCCCATGGTGGACAAACGCGCCGTGACACATACCCTCCTCACAGtgcgggtggtggtggtgagcatTTCCGCAGACCTCCGACGTAGGATTGGAAGGACCAGAGCTGCACATCCTGACACACCCGCCCGGAGGCTGCGGCTTGGGGCTACCTCCTCCGCTGTTTCCCCCGCGGCAGGTGGTGGTGACTGCGTTGCAGTGCTGCAGCTGCATGGCCTGCTTGCAGGCTAACATGGGGTGGGCCTCCTGAGGGGTGTCTCTCCCAGGGTAACCAGGGGGCGAcgggcctccagcctccctgaCCAGATGGAGGGTGTCGGAATGACTCCTCTGAACAGGCAGCGGTCCTGGTCCCAGCCTGTCCCATCTCAGGTCtctctgggaggtggaggagactgCAAGGCCTTccctacacacagacaacatCATGCCCCGGTCGACTTGGAGGCTATGATTTGCAACGCCTCCTAGCCTCTGTGATGTGTTTGCCTCAGCTATGCTGTGGGGGCGGGCTGAAGTCCTGGGTGGCACTGGATCCGCCGGGTGTTGGGTAGTACACCGGGGGTCCGCAGGTGACTTTTGACTGTCCACCTGACTTCTACCAGCATTGTCTCTCTGAAGAAATGAAGTTTGACGGTCGCTGGATGTCTTTGGTTCCTCTTGGTGCCGTGGGGCAGTCAGCACGTCAACAGAGCTcttggagaggggcagtagggggtCAGCGGAGAGGGCCCCATCAAGTGGCACTGTGGCACCCCCCGTTGGGAACAACTCAGAAGCGGGTGGCCCGCCCTCTGCCATGAGAAAACCCTGTggcagacaaagagaaagagaatgttaCCAGCGTGAGTATCTCAGACCCGTAATCACCCCTCTCAGAGCAGCCAACACAGTGCATCATGACAACAGAATGAACACAGTGATTTGGTACTAACCAAATTGGTTCCTTAGTTCTCACATGACTCATTCGCGATGGTGAGGTGGGCTGCAGGCCTTACATAGCAGTAGACACTGGAAGACCGTAGGTTTTTGACTGTTCTAGACATTTTAATGATCAAAACCCCTTTTTTTCATGTTGCTTTCGATCTCATTAAAGTGTTAAAGCTTTCATTGTCTCTGCCAACAGATTGCGATGACAGACAAAGCTAAGAGGGTATTGGTTGGGGCACAGACGGGTGGGCATGGACAGTTGTCAGGTAACCCTGGTAGAGGCAGAGATTAGGCCGATCAGATTAGTTTTGGATCAGCTGTTTATCCATAAGCTTAAAAGAGAAACATAGGATTGTCTGTACCTTCTTAGAAAGCATTAGTTGGAGGCCAAAATGCTGCATCTTTTTGGTCTGAGTTCCACCGTACAGCAAGGATCTGTAAAAACGTTTTACTTTTAAGACACAGTGTTGGCCGTCCTCATAATGCTGTAACACTACATGCGACACTACTGCTTGCACAAAATGGCCATTGTATTTGAGTTGTTTAAGGtcttgtccctccctcctttataTAAGTGAATTCCTTTCTAAGAACATCAGAGGGTGGTGGTGAGCTGTCCTAACCCCAGGGGGGATCTCAGTCCACTCAGTCCTGAGTATAGGCAACACCTGTCTGCGCGATACAATCAGGTACCATACTGGAAGATATGAATAGACCATTTGGAAAGATTGTTGATGAGTAAAATTACAACATATAAACAAATGCTGGAATAGATTTCTGGGATTCTTTTCTAGCTCCCAAGCATGCCATTGGAATGAAAGATTGAATATATTacatattgtatatatattaaaatgcaATAACACTGTGTATTTAAAAATGTGGTTAGCAAATCCTAATGTCAATTAACATTGTGAAAGGCCACACTTATTCAGGACATTACCTGCCCAAATTGCAAGTGGTTCTCTAATCAGGCAAGAGgcctttttattattttttggaAAGGCACCATGTTGGGCACCTATCTGCAAGGGTCCTCAGATCAGAAGTCGCTTTGTCGACTCTGAAGAGGTGTGCAGCTATTTTTAAAGGAAGGGCTTGGCATCACACACACCGATCCCACCACATCAAGGAGCTTGATATATGTGAAAACTGGTGTTGAAGGGAGTAGGATGAGCGACGTGCAGCTTTTGTGTCTTAGGTCAAGAAATGAAGGTTCATCAAGAAATAAAATGATGTAATATGATCCTGTTGCTTTGCCTAATATTATCAAATTCTGTAACCTTCTGCAAAAGTATGCCAATTGAAAACCCTGAACACATAAAAATCTATATATCATCCATCGAGAATAGatctaaaacaacaaaaaatgtgcTTTAGATGGAAACATTACCCTGAGAAAGCAGTCCAATATAAGGTGGATAAAAGTATGGCCAATTGTTGCTTGTCTTCCTGACTCACTTATTCAAGGCCTGCATGGATTTCCTACCTCAATGGTGCTAAAAATACCCTGGTAAGTGAAATGACGCCCCCccagaccacacacaaacaggagtaTGCATAGGAACttgcgcacatgcacacactccctAACAAATCATACTCCAAAACACAACCCTGAAATCTAACAGTCAGGTAGTTCAGGGCAGAAAATACTGACAGCCTTTCTCATGCAGACCAGTAACGCCTGCTTACCTTTCAATCTGAGCTTCGTGCCTGAGGTCTTTCTCTTCACCTCTTCTCCTTTACTAGGCTTCAATTCGTTTTCCCAGCTTTCTGAAGAACCGACGTCAATCCAGGATCTCGTagaggaaaaagagaagctGGTCCCCCCCTCACATCCACAGGTGACTCCCCCTCTAGCCACGCACTAcctactacaccctccctccctctttctttcttcgagtctcctcctcctccccccccctcccctctccctctctcctctttctatcTCGGCCCCAGCCGTGAACAAGATGGAGGAAACCTTTAGATAATCCCTTCTTTCATCTGATTACAAATGTGAGGCTGCACTTGCAAATCTTCAATTTCCCTCTCGTGGAGACCGAGTGTCGATAGGAGGCAGAGCTAGATGGAGGTGGCTGTTTGGCTGTGTatggcggtggtggtggggggtagatgggaggaggggattggagggatggagggggaggggaatgaTAATGAGGAGATATAGTCAGGCAACCGGCGTCATTGTCACTCCATCcacctggaagagagagagaaagagaagagggaaaaaaagagatggaggaaaatGCATGAATGAATGcgatgattttttttcttttcgtgATGATAACTGCCGCCCCCTCAAATAGACACTCTCTAtttgtgtggtctctctctctctctctctctctctctctctctctctctctctctctctctctctctctctctagcaccGTTTCCCATCCCCTCTTCatcccactctcacacacacacaatatatataaatatatatatatatttcaccaGCTCGAACCCCTATTGCCTTACCCACACCCCATCACTCTGTCCCTGTTGCTATGGCAACTGCAATACTCAATGGGACTCTGTTGAATGTTCATTTTTTCAAGTCCCTGTGAGGCAACAGACGGTTCATCAGCTGGGAATGTTCATGGTTGTCATGTAACAAGAGAAACGTCTGCTTTCACACCTGGACATATGCCCTCCCCATCATATGCCATGTGTTTGTTGAGAATGATAGAAATGTACTGTATAATCAGTTCAAAGATGTGAACATCATTTGCCAGTGTCACATTTAGATTTGGAGGCTATGCAAGTCATTGCCTTTACACCACCAATACATCATTTTAAGATTCTCATGAACTCTTTCTcgtcatactgtactgtacaccatTGACGAAGAAAGTGTTTGGTCCGTCTCTtcaggagtgagttatttttccaaaacttcgctagctagttttagttagcttccgttacctagcaacctagcataatactcgtagcaatgatactacctgctagtgttacttgttagcctcctaattgtaaattttgaagccatactatagcgtttgtcatatagtttttgtctatcggaaaatagtcggttggaatgttcagaatcacatgtgacgctactccttaacgggttaacggAGTGagtaagttcagttgagttctggatatTATAttaaccagacctctgacaataaatgacaacacaacaccaggcttaggtctcaaccatgtctctctctgctctgcaggccggaggaccatcttttatagggcacaagaatgtaaacatagatagtgacagtcaggcagtcatggtgttacaacagtcacagagaaagagattcacagctcccagcccgtgaccactctcagggcagagagagatcataggtgGAGCTCTCCCCGTCGTCATCACAAGAGTCtaacccagtactttctcctggcCCCGGACATCTATTCAAcctgacacaaagacacaacatACTGTCATCAATAGCAAactcacatgagaacatactaactagaatctgatgactagttctattgattagtgaaagttctattgattagtgaacgttctattgattagtgaacgTTCTATTGATTAGCTCTATTGATTAGTCAATAATGTAAGGAGCAGTGCTTATCCCAATTTCCTCCACACCAGCAAAATGTCATCCGATGAACTGTACAGTGAAATACATTCAGATATTACAAAAGCTGTGTCCGGCCCACAAAACAAGCATCCATTCAGAAGCACAATAAATGGTGACAATCTATTGGCTCAGGGGCATCTGGGTTCGGCTGTACAGGAAGAGGGAATTGTAACTATGACAAAGGGTCTCTCCTCACCACGGCAACAGGTGGGAGATGAAGGAGATAGCATACTCTGTACACTCGAGGACAACATTTGATGTATGTCAGAGTAATAAGACATCACTGGCTGCCATCAAGCAAGCTTGTCAGAAATATAAAATTACAGAGCTTGTTTACCTTTAGGCAATGCGCTGAGATGGGCATGCCTGCTAATGATAGCATAAGTCAGACACAAAAGGCAAAAATAGGCCTAATTACTCTATTTTAATAGGCAGTGCAGCGATTAGGGAGATGTCTATGGTCTCTAAAGGATGTGTGGGGTCAGGGGCGTGTCTAGGCATGGGCAACCTAGGTGATTGTCTAATcggagccccccacccccacctccaaaaTACTAATATTTGGGGGGCAATTCAATCTGTTTTTTTACCATTACAAAAAATATAGGAATAAACAAAtgcaataaaatatataaatataatataagTATTATTTTCTGTTTACCTTTTTTTTGTTCCACACCTGCTGTTGCACTTTGcatttattttgtgtttctAGGAGTACAATTTTAAAGTGTTATTTCACCTGAAAATGGCACTTCTTTTTTGGGGAGATATTAAGATTTCACCTATATAGCGCCAGCATGTCCAGAAACGCCattgtgtggggtgaggaggaacGTCTGTGTGGAGACTACGTTGAGTGTGTTGTGATACTGGTTACATCAGTTAATGGAGAGGGCTGGTGGGTTGTGTAGATCAAGGGGTGGGGGAAGGAAGGTTAGCTTTAGAAGGAGGACTCTCATTAACTTAGACTTAACATCTGGATCTGGGGTGGATGAGAgacaggatggatggatagatggatggatgaaaggctggggggggggactgcaCCC
This DNA window, taken from Osmerus eperlanus chromosome 6, fOsmEpe2.1, whole genome shotgun sequence, encodes the following:
- the si:dkey-191g9.7 gene encoding uncharacterized protein si:dkey-191g9.7, encoding MAEGGPPASELFPTGGATVPLDGALSADPLLPLSKSSVDVLTAPRHQEEPKTSSDRQTSFLQRDNAGRSQVDSQKSPADPRCTTQHPADPVPPRTSARPHSIAEANTSQRLGGVANHSLQVDRGMMLSVCREGLAVSSTSQRDLRWDRLGPGPLPVQRSHSDTLHLVREAGGPSPPGYPGRDTPQEAHPMLACKQAMQLQHCNAVTTTCRGGNSGGGSPKPQPPGGCVRMCSSGPSNPTSEVCGNAHHHHPHCEEGMCHGAFVHHGTLEDTFAAYCHPQPIPAPTQQAPRLAGVDSDYRDARLMAGHPAANLLALPRLISSVSETGLDAKRMLRCCKLNCTWVRPLPPGGGGPPQGEEYGGCSTRAATRETGTMTACKELRDVGVQTVHAPEPPPPHVFPQVCLVEDSPNRAENANGVAEVASGGQKTPVKEVKWDAEGMTWEVYGASVDPEELGLAIQRHLELQIKETAGRAAKLSRQDTITSCKSSNDTGRRRKRAGVMASIRSPACCARSSTAVD